The DNA region ATCCAGCGACATGCCGTAATCCGAACCGAAACCGTAAACGCGGGTCTTTTCGTCCCCGTCCGTCGGGAAGCGGCGGGCCGTGTCGAGAATTTCCTGCCAGCTCATTCCGTCGTGCGGCGCCTCAATTCCGTATTTGGCAAACAAATCGGCGTTGTAGTAAATGACCGATCCATAGAAGGTCGGAGATAAACCGTACAGCTTGCCGCCGCCTTTCTCCTTCAGAATTTCCATGAGTCCCGGGAAAATCGTTTCGGTATCGTATTTATCCTTGGCGATCAGCGGATCAAGCTCCGTCAGCTTGCCTTCGGAAACGAGTTTTTCATACTCGTTCGCATCCAACAGCAGCACGTCCGGTTGTTCTTGTTCGATAAAGTCGGCAAACGCTTTGTCACGGTCGAAATCTTCCTGGTCGCTGTCCCGGTAAATCCGGTCCGTTGTGACGATTTCCACATCGATATTCGGATGTTTCATCGCAAACAAATCGCCGTACTCCCTGTAAAAGAAATTCTCGTCCCAAAACATCACCTTCAGGCTCGATACCTGTTTGGTCTCTTTGGCGGGCCCGCCGGTGCAACCGGCAAGCAGCAGCCCGCTTAAAAGCAGCAGCATAACCTTATTTAAAATTCCGTTCTTCATCATGACCTCCAAAAAAATGATAGGGCGATAAGCTAAGTGCCGTTAACCGGCCTGATCCGTTTCCGCGCCAGGCTTGTCCTTTTTGCCGGCCGCTTCATCTTGGACCGCTTTATCCAGGGCCGCCTGGCCTTCGTCTTGAACGGTCTGCAGCGCCTCGTCGATGGATTTCTTTTTATCCTGAACCAGCTTTATTTCCCGGCTAAAGAGGGAGTAGTACTTCTCATGGAAACTATCCGGGATTTTATCGTAGTTGTCGGAGTCGTTATCCAATTTAGGTTTCAGCTTATAAAACACATCAAGGCTTACGCCGTTGTATTCCCTTTGCACGCCCGTGCGGGACATCAAGCCGCCATTCAAGGTTCTGGACTTGATCTTCGCAAATTCTTCACCGTTTACAAACTTTAAAAATTCCCACGCCGCATCGGCATTCGGCGAGTTCGCCCGGATCGCCAAAATATCCCTCATGGAAATACTCCGCGATTTATCAGGCTCGGCCGGATCTACCGGCCCTGCAACCGCACCGATTTGGAACGGCTTATAGTCCTTAATCTGTCCCTGGGCATCCTTCAGATTTTGCAGCAGATTGGTGCCGTCGACCGTCATGGCCATACGCCCCATCAGGAACGGCTGGCTTTGGTAATACTCTCCATGGTCCCCCCCTGGAACCCCTCGCCATCCGGATTGTAAACCGCTTTGGAGTCCAAGGCATCCATGGCCATCTTATAAACTTGCTTCCACGAATCGGTATTTAGAGTGAGTTTCATCGTGTCAGGGTTGATATAATTCAAGCCTTGGGTAGATGAGATGCTGGAAGCCAAATTTTCCAGCGACATGCCGTAATCCGAACCAAAACCGTAAACGCGGCTCTTTTCGTCCCCGTCCGTCGGGAAGCGGCGGGCCGTGTCGAGA from Paenibacillus macerans includes:
- a CDS encoding ABC transporter substrate-binding protein, coding for MKNGILNKVMLLLLSGLLLAGCTGGPAKETKQVSSLKVMFWDENFFYREYGDLFAMKHPNIDVEIVTTDRIYRDSDQEDFDRDKAFADFIEQEQPDVLLLDANEYEKLVSEGKLTELDPLIAKDKYDTETIFPGLMEILKEKGGGKLYGLSPTFYGSVIYYNADLFAKYGIEAPHDGMSWQEILDTARRFPTDGDEKTRVYGFGSDYGMSLDNLASSISYTQGLNYINTDTMKLTLNTDSWKQVYKMAMDALDSKAVYNPDGEGFQGGTMEEYYQSQPFMMGRMAMTVDSTYMLQNLKDAQDRIKDYKPFQIGAVAGPVDPAEPDKSRNISVSDIFSIRPTRQMPMRLGNLLNS
- a CDS encoding extracellular solute-binding protein, with the protein product MTVDGTNLLQNLKDAQGQIKDYKPFQIGAVAGPVDPAEPDKSRSISMRDILAIRANSPNADAAWEFLKFVNGEEFAKIKSRTLNGGLMSRTGVQREYNGVSLDVFYKLKPKLDNDSDNYDKIPDSFHEKYYSLFSREIKLVQDKKKSIDEALQTVQDEGQAALDKAVQDEAAGKKDKPGAETDQAG